One window of Thermosipho affectus genomic DNA carries:
- a CDS encoding phosphodiester glycosidase family protein: MKKIFVAFILIIALVLSAHTIIYKNHAFYSQSVWINEEVLKQLGFRFVKNDKIFMVFNNDLIIGKNGDFTLNFDKIFKNVYQINDSQLYVNIDFIKDYFKLNEYSLNGQKILYDTLPELKSVNFENNNLSLYFSSEITKEFLKLEVENRDLIITVEPVNGDPIVIGNVNLQKSQNKFLLFILNNKLKPVPITSYQKNIVKIALNFTEEEKRVIKDGLIWERKVETFNKVKYLINYLRIDPKKVEILPVFPLNGIGTREDLRQILKNNGCIAGINANYFDPSNNLPIDLVIKDGKILSDKYGLRPSFILTYNNEAFIKRINLEINIYIGDLLFLVKGVNTLAKGEVLLYTDEFALKIPKDEQKLYFIIENNKIKAIGYIDKVPDGDMVLSIDKKYKKYLKDVKSGTKVDLILNSDFPFPIKHAIGAGPLLVENGKKLIDGAEEKLRYGNGIATSKTTRTIIALTKEGKVDFIVIEGYNNNGGMDYDIAADFLISKGYFFAMMLDGGGSSAMVIQDEVVNQDGQIQRGIPVGLGVK; the protein is encoded by the coding sequence TTGAAAAAGATATTTGTAGCATTTATACTAATCATTGCCCTTGTTTTAAGTGCACATACTATAATTTATAAAAACCACGCTTTTTATTCGCAATCTGTGTGGATTAACGAAGAAGTATTAAAACAACTAGGTTTTCGTTTTGTAAAAAACGATAAGATATTTATGGTTTTTAATAATGATCTTATTATAGGTAAAAATGGTGATTTTACGTTAAATTTTGACAAGATTTTTAAAAACGTATATCAAATTAATGATAGTCAACTATACGTTAATATAGACTTTATAAAAGACTATTTTAAACTTAATGAATACTCATTAAATGGTCAAAAGATATTGTACGATACTCTCCCTGAACTAAAAAGTGTAAATTTTGAAAATAACAATTTATCTTTGTATTTTTCTTCAGAAATAACAAAAGAATTCTTAAAATTAGAAGTGGAAAATAGAGATTTAATCATCACTGTTGAACCTGTAAATGGGGATCCAATAGTAATAGGAAATGTTAATTTGCAAAAATCCCAAAACAAATTTTTGCTTTTTATATTAAACAACAAATTAAAGCCTGTTCCCATTACTTCATATCAAAAAAATATAGTAAAAATTGCTCTAAACTTTACAGAAGAAGAAAAAAGGGTTATAAAAGATGGCCTTATTTGGGAACGAAAAGTAGAAACATTTAACAAAGTAAAATATCTAATCAATTATTTAAGAATTGATCCAAAAAAAGTTGAAATACTACCGGTATTTCCACTTAATGGAATTGGTACAAGAGAAGATTTAAGACAAATATTAAAAAATAACGGTTGCATTGCTGGAATAAATGCAAATTATTTTGATCCATCAAATAATTTACCTATTGATCTTGTAATAAAAGACGGCAAAATATTATCAGATAAATACGGGTTAAGACCATCATTTATACTGACATACAACAACGAGGCTTTCATAAAAAGAATAAATCTTGAAATTAACATTTACATTGGTGATCTACTCTTTTTAGTTAAAGGTGTAAACACACTGGCAAAAGGTGAGGTATTGCTATACACAGATGAATTCGCTTTAAAGATACCAAAGGATGAACAAAAATTATACTTCATCATTGAAAACAACAAAATAAAAGCAATTGGATATATAGATAAGGTTCCAGATGGTGACATGGTTTTATCAATTGACAAAAAATATAAAAAATATTTAAAAGATGTAAAAAGTGGAACAAAAGTAGATTTAATACTAAATTCGGATTTTCCATTTCCTATAAAACATGCAATTGGTGCCGGACCTCTATTGGTCGAAAACGGTAAAAAACTAATAGACGGTGCAGAGGAAAAGTTGAGATATGGTAATGGAATAGCCACTTCAAAAACAACTAGAACTATTATTGCTCTAACAAAAGAGGGGAAAGTTGATTTTATAGTAATAGAAGGATATAATAACAACGGCGGAATGGATTACGATATTGCTGCAGATTTTCTTATATCAAAAGGATACTTTTTTGCGATGATGTTAGATGGTGGAGGATCAAGTGCTATGGTTATTCAAGATGAAGTGGTTAACCAAGATGGACAAATACAAAGAGGTATACCAGTAGGTTTAGGAGTAAAATAA
- a CDS encoding adenine phosphoribosyltransferase, with translation MELKKFIRDIPDFPEKGIIFRDITPLLKDAEAFKFSIDSLSEKLKDIDFDIIVAPEARGFIFGGALSYKLNKGLVPVRKPGKLPYKVISEKYSLEYGEAELQMHIDAISKGQKVIIFDDVLATGGTALSLKKLVEKSGGEVVAMSFLIELSYLNPRKILSNDKIISLIVY, from the coding sequence TTGGAACTTAAAAAATTTATAAGAGACATTCCAGACTTTCCAGAAAAGGGAATTATATTTAGGGATATTACACCGCTTTTAAAAGATGCTGAAGCATTCAAGTTTTCTATTGATAGTCTTTCGGAAAAATTAAAAGATATCGACTTTGATATTATTGTTGCACCTGAAGCAAGGGGATTTATTTTCGGTGGAGCACTCTCATACAAGTTAAACAAAGGATTAGTTCCCGTAAGAAAACCTGGGAAATTGCCATATAAAGTAATTTCTGAAAAATATTCACTTGAATACGGAGAAGCAGAACTTCAAATGCACATTGATGCTATTTCAAAAGGACAAAAAGTAATAATATTTGATGATGTACTTGCAACTGGAGGTACTGCACTTTCTTTAAAAAAACTAGTTGAAAAATCCGGTGGAGAAGTAGTAGCTATGTCATTTTTGATAGAACTTAGTTATTTAAATCCAAGAAAAATCCTAAGTAACGATAAAATTATATCTCTTATTGTATACTAA
- a CDS encoding glucose-6-phosphate isomerase (catalyzes the formation of D-fructose 6-phosphate from D-glucose 6-phosphate), with translation MLKFDFTNLFSERVFDNITIEDVKNYEEKINKIANEIDKNKPGFAEIVFSRKWIDSVLDLKDFIFEFDNLVVLGIGGSALGNIALQNTLKPFNWNFLSKEERKGKLKIFVIDNVDPDYVASILDTIDVNKTLFNVISKSGSTAEAMSNYLIARGIIETYGLDPKKHLIFTTDPEKGVLRSIANKESIRTLEIPQNVGGRFSVLTPVGLLSAYAAGIDIEALYDGAKNAYKKLLNPLFENPAALIALTHYLYYNKGRNISVMMAYSNKLYYLADWYRQLWAESLGKKFDKDGNKVKVGQTPVKALGAVDQHSQVQLYNEGPDDKIITFLKVEKFKRDIKIPHVHDEEALSYLQGSKLSTLLNNELLGTENAILEHGKPSLKITFPQIDELHVGEFFMTYELATVIAGSLFNVNPYDQPGVELGKKITYALMGRPGFEEYKINPSSERIEL, from the coding sequence ATGCTAAAGTTTGATTTCACTAATCTATTTAGTGAAAGAGTTTTTGACAACATAACAATTGAAGATGTTAAAAATTACGAAGAAAAAATCAATAAAATCGCTAATGAAATTGATAAAAATAAACCTGGATTTGCTGAAATTGTATTTTCTAGAAAATGGATTGATTCAGTCTTAGATTTAAAAGATTTTATTTTTGAATTTGATAATTTAGTTGTTTTAGGAATTGGTGGTTCAGCTCTTGGTAACATTGCCTTACAAAACACATTAAAGCCATTTAATTGGAATTTTCTGTCAAAAGAAGAAAGAAAAGGAAAATTGAAAATTTTTGTGATAGATAATGTAGATCCAGATTACGTTGCTTCAATACTTGACACAATTGATGTAAACAAAACATTATTTAATGTAATATCAAAATCTGGTAGCACTGCAGAAGCAATGTCAAATTATCTTATAGCACGTGGTATTATTGAAACGTATGGATTAGATCCAAAAAAACATTTAATATTTACCACAGATCCAGAAAAAGGAGTATTAAGAAGTATCGCAAACAAAGAAAGTATAAGGACTTTGGAGATTCCTCAAAACGTCGGGGGAAGGTTTAGTGTTCTTACACCTGTGGGATTGTTATCTGCATACGCCGCAGGCATAGACATTGAAGCATTGTATGATGGAGCTAAAAACGCTTATAAAAAACTATTAAATCCACTGTTTGAAAACCCGGCAGCTTTAATAGCACTTACACACTATTTATACTACAACAAAGGTAGAAATATCTCAGTTATGATGGCTTATTCCAACAAATTATATTATTTAGCAGATTGGTATAGGCAACTTTGGGCAGAAAGTTTGGGAAAAAAATTTGATAAAGATGGCAACAAAGTAAAAGTTGGTCAAACACCTGTTAAAGCCCTTGGAGCCGTTGATCAACACTCTCAAGTGCAACTATACAATGAAGGACCGGATGATAAAATAATTACGTTCTTAAAAGTTGAAAAATTCAAAAGAGACATTAAAATTCCGCATGTTCATGATGAAGAAGCCCTCTCTTATTTACAAGGAAGCAAATTATCAACTCTTTTGAATAATGAACTTCTTGGAACTGAAAATGCAATACTTGAACATGGTAAACCATCTTTAAAGATAACATTCCCACAAATCGATGAATTACATGTTGGTGAATTTTTCATGACGTACGAACTTGCTACAGTAATTGCTGGAAGTCTTTTTAACGTTAATCCATACGATCAACCTGGAGTAGAACTAGGTAAAAAAATAACATACGCATTAATGGGAAGGCCAGGTTTTGAAGAATACAAAATAAATCCAAGCAGTGAAAGGATAGAGTTATAA
- the coaE gene encoding dephospho-CoA kinase (Dephospho-CoA kinase (CoaE) performs the final step in coenzyme A biosynthesis.) translates to MKYTICVTGKIGTGKSTVSNFFKEKGFKYINMDEIGKEVFYSKSKEIKALFGTDNRKEISKIVFTQKDMLKKLEQILHPPMLKKLENLTQNNGLYVIEAAIKRRLKITCDLTITVTCSKDVIHKRLANRGLNKSMVDKILENQSDILDEGIIIRNDYSLELLNEKLEKIFAILTKTLPC, encoded by the coding sequence TTGAAATACACCATCTGCGTTACTGGAAAGATAGGTACAGGGAAATCAACTGTTTCAAATTTTTTCAAAGAAAAAGGTTTTAAATACATAAATATGGATGAAATAGGAAAAGAAGTATTTTACTCAAAATCCAAAGAAATAAAGGCACTTTTTGGAACAGACAATAGAAAAGAAATATCCAAAATTGTATTTACACAAAAAGATATGTTAAAAAAATTAGAACAAATCTTACATCCACCAATGCTAAAAAAATTGGAAAATTTAACTCAAAATAACGGTTTATACGTAATAGAAGCAGCAATAAAAAGAAGGTTGAAAATTACATGTGATCTCACAATAACGGTAACTTGTTCAAAAGATGTTATTCATAAACGATTGGCAAACAGGGGGCTTAATAAAAGTATGGTAGATAAAATTTTGGAAAATCAAAGTGACATCTTAGATGAAGGAATTATAATCAGAAATGATTACTCTTTAGAACTATTAAACGAAAAATTAGAGAAAATATTTGCAATTTTAACTAAAACACTCCCTTGTTAG
- a CDS encoding GGDEF domain-containing protein yields MKKIGDIILKANEELKEKALFPLFSIFVVDIVGTIEKIKFLEKLSKSIFNILHSILGVEIFENGESAYKFGKVEGNSSEYIFDNLKIVVYYNTISRFEENLLKYILAIAEIHYENVKKFETMKENAFYDELTGALSRKAGMELLFKKYHELKRENKIGTIVFVDLDGLKKINDTYGHLEGDKVLREFVSTVKKFIRKGDFIVRWGGDEFVIFLNGEYGEKVVKRIEKNTKTRFSWGSVNIPGSFDDVIGAINKSDKEMYRQKIIKKLN; encoded by the coding sequence ATGAAAAAGATAGGGGATATTATATTAAAAGCAAACGAGGAATTAAAAGAGAAAGCACTATTTCCGCTTTTTTCTATTTTTGTTGTAGATATTGTTGGAACAATTGAGAAAATTAAATTTTTAGAAAAGCTTAGCAAGAGTATATTTAATATATTGCATTCTATTTTAGGTGTTGAAATCTTTGAGAATGGGGAAAGCGCTTATAAATTTGGAAAAGTTGAGGGAAATTCTAGTGAATATATATTTGATAATTTAAAGATAGTAGTTTACTACAATACTATTAGTCGGTTTGAAGAAAATTTATTGAAGTACATTTTAGCTATAGCTGAAATCCATTATGAAAATGTAAAAAAATTTGAAACGATGAAAGAGAATGCTTTTTATGACGAACTTACAGGTGCTTTGAGCAGAAAGGCAGGTATGGAATTACTATTTAAAAAATATCACGAGTTAAAAAGGGAAAATAAAATAGGAACAATAGTTTTTGTAGATTTAGATGGATTAAAGAAAATAAACGATACTTATGGACATCTTGAGGGAGATAAAGTTTTAAGGGAGTTTGTTTCAACAGTTAAGAAGTTTATTAGAAAAGGAGATTTTATAGTTAGATGGGGTGGAGATGAATTTGTCATCTTTTTGAATGGAGAATATGGAGAAAAGGTTGTGAAAAGGATTGAAAAAAATACCAAAACGAGATTTTCATGGGGATCTGTAAATATACCAGGGAGTTTTGATGATGTAATTGGGGCAATAAATAAATCTGATAAAGAAATGTATAGACAAAAAATAATAAAGAAACTAAACTAA
- the uvrB gene encoding excinuclease ABC subunit UvrB encodes MFRVISEFVPSGDQPKAIEKLVNGLKSGYKVQTLLGITGSGKTFTMAKVIENIQKPTLIISPNKTLAAQLYSEFKGFFPENKVEFFVSYYDYYQPEAYIPTKDLYIEKNADINEIISRMRMSAIKSILTRRDVIVVASVSAIYNCGDPRDFSALNFKVEIGQNIKLGKFLTHLAKIGYERKDDVESKGAFRLKGDTIEIFPSYQDDGIKIELFGDEVDGIFTFDPLNRTIIEKLDRVIIYPTKEFITTEEKILNAVNTIKEELEQQVKYFMKNGKILEAERLKQRTMNDIELLTTLGYCNGIENYSRHFDGRKPGEPPYSLLDYFGSDYLIFIDESHITIPQLRAMYRGDYSRKKNLVEYGFRLPCAFDNRPLKFDEFWEKIDQIIFVSATPGDFEIRNSKQVVEQIIRPTGLIDPEVEVRPTQNQVDDLIGEILKIREKNERALVTVLTKKTAEKLSEYLIEYGIKALYLHSELDTIERVEVLKKLRRGDIEVVVGVNLLREGLDLPEVSLVAILDSDTEGFLRSETTLIQIIGRVARNQNGKVIMYADRVTSAMRKAIEETNRRRKIQLEYNKKYNIKPQSIVKPLNEEIFKQFMDEEDNKKGLDVFMLKETLSAEEYMAILEEEMYKAASELRYEDAARIRDELFKVREKLKNLKN; translated from the coding sequence GTGTTTAGGGTAATTTCTGAATTTGTTCCTTCTGGGGATCAGCCTAAAGCTATAGAAAAATTAGTTAATGGATTAAAAAGTGGATACAAAGTTCAGACATTGTTGGGAATAACAGGTAGCGGTAAAACATTTACAATGGCAAAGGTTATTGAAAATATTCAAAAACCTACTTTAATTATTTCACCAAATAAAACTTTGGCTGCGCAGTTGTATTCTGAATTTAAAGGTTTTTTTCCAGAAAATAAGGTGGAATTTTTTGTAAGCTATTACGATTATTATCAACCCGAAGCTTATATTCCAACAAAAGATTTGTATATTGAAAAGAATGCGGATATTAATGAGATTATTTCCCGCATGAGAATGAGTGCTATAAAGTCTATACTCACAAGAAGAGATGTCATTGTAGTAGCAAGTGTGTCTGCTATATACAATTGTGGTGATCCAAGAGATTTTAGTGCATTAAATTTTAAGGTAGAAATAGGTCAAAATATTAAATTGGGAAAGTTTTTGACGCATCTTGCAAAGATTGGATACGAAAGAAAAGATGACGTAGAATCAAAAGGTGCTTTTAGACTAAAAGGGGATACTATAGAAATATTTCCAAGTTATCAAGATGATGGTATAAAAATAGAATTATTTGGAGATGAAGTGGATGGAATTTTTACTTTTGATCCATTGAATAGAACTATTATTGAAAAACTTGATAGGGTAATAATCTATCCTACAAAGGAATTTATAACAACAGAAGAAAAAATTTTGAATGCCGTTAATACTATTAAAGAAGAACTAGAACAACAAGTAAAATATTTTATGAAAAATGGAAAAATACTTGAGGCGGAAAGATTAAAACAGCGTACCATGAATGATATAGAATTGCTTACAACTTTGGGGTATTGTAATGGTATTGAAAATTATTCAAGACACTTTGATGGTAGAAAACCTGGCGAACCTCCGTACAGTCTTTTGGATTACTTTGGTAGTGACTATTTGATTTTTATAGATGAATCACATATAACAATTCCGCAGTTAAGGGCTATGTACAGAGGAGATTACTCTAGAAAGAAAAATTTGGTAGAATATGGTTTTAGATTACCCTGTGCATTTGATAATAGACCTTTAAAATTTGATGAATTTTGGGAAAAGATAGATCAAATAATCTTTGTTTCTGCAACACCAGGTGATTTTGAGATTAGAAATTCAAAGCAAGTGGTTGAACAGATTATACGACCTACAGGTTTGATAGATCCAGAGGTTGAGGTTAGACCAACGCAAAATCAAGTGGATGATTTAATTGGAGAAATTTTAAAGATAAGGGAGAAAAATGAACGAGCGCTCGTAACGGTTTTGACAAAGAAAACTGCAGAAAAATTATCAGAATATTTGATAGAATATGGAATAAAAGCTTTGTATTTGCACTCAGAATTAGATACTATTGAAAGGGTAGAAGTTTTGAAAAAACTTAGACGTGGTGATATAGAAGTAGTTGTAGGTGTAAATTTATTAAGAGAAGGTCTGGATTTACCAGAAGTTTCACTGGTTGCAATTCTTGATTCTGATACAGAAGGTTTCTTAAGAAGTGAAACTACTCTTATTCAAATAATAGGACGTGTTGCAAGAAACCAAAATGGTAAAGTAATAATGTATGCAGATAGAGTTACTTCTGCAATGAGGAAAGCAATTGAAGAAACAAATAGAAGAAGAAAAATACAATTGGAATATAATAAAAAGTATAATATAAAGCCACAGAGTATTGTAAAACCACTGAATGAAGAGATATTTAAACAATTTATGGATGAAGAAGACAATAAAAAAGGATTGGATGTGTTTATGCTAAAAGAAACATTGTCGGCGGAAGAATACATGGCAATATTAGAAGAGGAAATGTACAAAGCTGCATCTGAATTAAGATATGAAGATGCAGCACGTATTAGAGATGAACTATTTAAGGTGAGGGAAAAGTTAAAGAATTTAAAGAACTAG
- a CDS encoding Rqc2 family fibronectin-binding protein: protein MPYDGFVMKRFVDYAKEKLLNAHIRNFYYKNNVVYISFHRFDLKVSLNPNFSYITFEKRNLPQDPKRHYFVEYLRSRLRGGIVVDVIDFQFERTLKLVVFKIDEVGEKHVYELYIDIMGKHSNIILVENGVILDSYKRIKNRYRTIYPGEEFIVYKSEKITPYEVEDESDVEMLYKRVQGFSKITVKELMFRMQNMSFNEALKSILNDFEKGYLFLYYENNMPVEISAFPLHHLQISKKRHCDKIEDAINVFFEFKEQKSVLFQMKKNLENIIVKRIIKIENALEKINKELEKTKNYDDYRKYGELLKAYYYEVPKGVDKVELVDWETQETVLVRLDKNKNAIENANFYFKRYNKLKVKVKGLMERKQYLEKELDYLYQLWYTLDEVNEFNELEDIRNEMENVGLVRSKKRKKMYKESKPIKIEYDGYVIYIGKNNKQNDMLVRDSKDEDIWLHVSGMPGAHVIIKYAGKKINQDVIEYAASLAAGYSKGKNSGKVPVDYTKAKNVRKTKGLKPGLVLYSNYKTLFVEPRRL, encoded by the coding sequence TGTAGATTATGCAAAAGAAAAGTTGTTAAATGCGCATATAAGAAATTTTTACTACAAAAATAATGTTGTGTATATTAGTTTTCACCGCTTTGATTTAAAAGTATCATTAAATCCAAATTTTTCATACATTACGTTTGAAAAAAGAAATCTTCCGCAAGATCCAAAAAGACACTATTTTGTAGAATATTTAAGAAGTAGATTAAGAGGGGGAATTGTTGTTGATGTTATTGATTTTCAATTTGAAAGGACACTCAAATTGGTTGTGTTTAAAATTGATGAAGTAGGTGAAAAACACGTATATGAGTTGTATATTGACATTATGGGGAAACATTCGAATATAATTTTGGTTGAAAATGGAGTAATTTTAGATTCGTATAAAAGAATAAAGAATAGGTATAGGACTATCTATCCTGGTGAGGAATTTATTGTTTATAAATCCGAAAAGATAACACCATATGAAGTAGAAGATGAAAGTGATGTAGAAATGCTGTATAAAAGAGTGCAGGGTTTTTCAAAAATAACGGTAAAAGAATTAATGTTTAGGATGCAGAACATGAGCTTTAACGAGGCACTGAAAAGTATTTTAAATGATTTTGAGAAAGGATATTTATTTTTATACTATGAAAATAACATGCCTGTTGAGATTTCCGCGTTTCCTTTACATCATTTACAAATTAGTAAAAAAAGGCATTGTGATAAAATAGAAGACGCTATTAATGTGTTTTTCGAATTTAAGGAACAAAAGAGTGTTTTGTTCCAAATGAAAAAAAATCTTGAAAATATAATTGTGAAAAGGATTATTAAAATTGAAAATGCACTTGAAAAAATAAACAAGGAATTGGAAAAGACAAAAAATTACGATGATTATAGAAAATATGGGGAACTTTTAAAGGCTTATTACTATGAAGTTCCAAAAGGTGTCGATAAAGTTGAATTAGTAGATTGGGAAACTCAAGAAACTGTTTTAGTTAGACTAGATAAGAATAAAAATGCCATTGAAAATGCAAATTTTTATTTTAAAAGGTATAACAAATTAAAAGTAAAAGTGAAAGGTCTAATGGAAAGAAAACAATATTTAGAAAAGGAATTAGATTATCTTTATCAGCTGTGGTATACATTAGACGAGGTAAATGAATTTAATGAACTTGAAGATATAAGAAATGAGATGGAAAATGTAGGGCTTGTAAGATCAAAGAAGAGAAAGAAGATGTATAAAGAATCTAAGCCTATAAAAATTGAGTATGATGGGTATGTAATATACATTGGAAAAAACAACAAGCAAAATGATATGTTGGTGAGAGATTCAAAAGATGAAGATATTTGGTTACATGTTAGCGGGATGCCAGGTGCACATGTAATAATAAAGTATGCGGGAAAGAAAATAAATCAAGATGTTATAGAATATGCAGCAAGTTTAGCCGCAGGTTATAGCAAGGGAAAAAATTCTGGGAAAGTGCCTGTGGATTATACCAAGGCAAAGAATGTTAGAAAAACAAAGGGGTTAAAACCTGGACTTGTTTTATATAGTAATTACAAAACACTATTTGTGGAACCTAGGAGGTTATAA